A window of Zingiber officinale cultivar Zhangliang chromosome 5A, Zo_v1.1, whole genome shotgun sequence contains these coding sequences:
- the LOC121980819 gene encoding calcium-transporting ATPase 5, plasma membrane-type-like encodes MPASPYRQLDLERGSADNGGGFPTGDCFDIPHKNASIDRLRKWRQAVLVLNASRRFRYTLDLKKEQEKEQIRSRIRTHAQVIRAALLFQEAGQRATSGTSVPRSALPSGVFGIGEEQLTKLTRDHDFSSLQEYGGVKGLANLLKTNLERGIRDDDAEIVHRRNTFGANTYPQKKGRSFWVFLWEACQDLTLIILMVAAVLSLVLGIKTEGIKEGWYDGGSIAFAVILVVVVTAFSDYRQSLQFQNLNEEKRNIQLEVIRGGRRIKVSIFDLVVGDVVPLKIGDQVPADGILISGLSLAIDESSMTGESKIVQKDKKSPFLMSGCKVADGYGNMLVTAVGINTEWGLLMASISEDTGEETPLQVRLNGVATFIGIVGLTVAAAVLVVLLVRYFTGHTKNPDGSVQFIKGQTGTKTAVNGAIKILTVAVTIVVVAVPEGLPLAVTLTLAYSMRKMMTDKALVRRLSACETMGSATTICSDKTGTLTLNQMTVVETYVGGRKIVPPDSAESISSTVCSFLIEGIAQNTTGSVFEPENGGHTEITGSPTEKAILSWGVKLGMRFDDARSKSSIIHAFPFNSEKKRGGVAIQSDDDVRVHWKGAAEIVLAACTSWLDETGSKKSLDPAKVNEFKRQIEDMAAASLRCVAFAYRSYEKERVPNEDQIASWQLPEDDLILLAIVGMKDPCRPGVKEAVDLCTHAGVKVRMVTGDNLQTAKAIALECGILKDPNAREPILIEGKIFRDKSDSQRDAIAEEITVMGRSSPSDKLLLVQALKRKGNVVAVTGDGTNDAPALHEADIGLSMGIQGTEVAKESSDIIILDDNFASVVKVVRWGRSVYANIQKFIQFQLTVNVAALIINVVAAVSSGNVPLNAVQLLWVNLIMDTLGALALATEQPTNHLMDRAPVGWREPLITNIMWRNLIIQAVYQVTVLLILNFAGRSLLQLKNENRGHADKVKNTFIFNTFVLCQVFNEFNSRKPDELNIFSGITKNHLFIGIIGITVLLQALIIEFLGKFASTVRLNWKLWLVSIAIAFVSWPLAFVGKLIPVPSIPFGEYFGRCFTCNKGKDDHSSDARQQGNGS; translated from the exons ATGCCCGCCTCACCGTACCGGCAGCTGGATTTGGAGCGCGGAAGCGCCGACAATGGCGGCGGCTTCCCCACCGGCGACTGTTTCGACATCCCGCATAAGAACGCGTCTATCGATCGTCTCAGGAAGTGGAGG CAAGCAGTACTTGTGTTGAATGCTTCTCGTCGGTTTAGATATACCTTGGATTTAAAAAAGGAGCAAGAAAAGGAGCAGATAAGGAGTAGGATTCGTACCCATGCTCAAGTCATTCGG GCTGCGTTGCTTTTCCAAGAAGCAGGGCAAAGGGCAACATCAG GCACCTCTGTTCCTAGGTCAGCACTTCCTTCAGGTGTGTTTGGAATTGGAGAGGAGCAACTAACTAAATTGACGAGGGATCATGatttttcttctctacaagagtATGGCGGG GTAAAAGGTCTTGCAAATTTGCTAAAAACTAATTTGGAGAGAGGAATTAGAGATGATGATGCAGAAATAGTGCATCGGAGGAATACGTTTGGGGCTAACACTTACCCTCAAAAGAAAGGAAGGAGCTTTTGG GTCTTCCTTTGGGAAGCTTGCCAAGATTTAACTCTCATCATTCTGATGGTTGCTGCAGTCTTGTCATTGGTGCTGGGTATAAAGACAGAG GGTATTAAAGAAGGATGGTATGATGGTGGAAGCATTGCCTTTGCAGTTATTCTTGTTGTTGTAGTAACAG CTTTCAGCGATTATAGACAGTCATTACAGTTTCAAAATCTGAATGAGGAGAAACGTAACATACAATTGGAG GTAATTAGAGGTGGCCGAAGAATCAAAGTCTCTATTTTTGATCTCGTAGTTGGTGATGTTGTTCCTCTCAAAATTGGCGATCAG GTCCCTGCTGATGGGATACTAATAAGTGGCCTTTCTCTTGCTATTGATGAATCAAGTATGACTGGGGAGAGTAAGATA GTCCAGAAAGataaaaaatctccctttctaatGTCTGGATGCAAGGTTGCTGATGGATATGGTAATATGTTG GTAACTGCAGTTGGGATAAATACTGAATGGGGTTTGTTGATGGCTAGTATTTCAGAGGATACTGGTGAAGAAACTCCACTGCAG GTACGCTTGAATGGTGTTGCTACTTTCATTGGCATAGTAGGGCTGACTGTAGCTGCTGCTGTTCTAGTAGTCCTGCTGGTTAG ATACTTTACTGGACATACAAAGAACCCAGATGGATCTGTTCAATTCATAAAGGGACAGACAGGTACAAAGACTGCTGTAAACGGAGCCATCAAAATTTTGACAGTCGCA GTAACAATAGTGGTTGTTGCCGTGCCTGAAGGGCTTCCATTGGCTGTTACCTTAAC CTTGGCTTATTCTATGCGGAAGATGATGACAGACAAAGCCTTG GTAAGAAGGCTTTCAGCGTGTGAAACTATGGGTTCAGCAACAACTATTTGCAGTGACAAGACTGGAACTTTGACCTTGAATCAG ATGACTGTTGTGGAGACATATGTTGGTGGAAGAAAAATAGTTCCTCCAGACAGTGCTGAATCAATATCTTCTACCGTGTGCTCTTTTTTGATCGAGGGAATTGCTCAAAACACAACCGGCAGTGTCTTTGAACCAGAG AATGGTGGTCATACTGAGATCACTGGATCACCTACTGAAAAAGCCATCCTCTCGTGGGGTGTCAAG CTTGGAATGAGGTTTGATGATGCAAGATCTAAATCGTCAATCATTCATGCTTTTCCTTTCAACTCAGAGAAAAAACGTGGTGGCGTAGCAATCCAG TCAGACGATGATGTCCGTGTACATTGGAAAGGTGCAGCTGAAATTGTTCTGGCTGCATGTACCAGTTGGCTTGATGAAACTGGCTCCAAGAAGTCATTGGATCCAGCCAAG GTTAATGAATTCAAGAGGCAAATTGAAGACATGGCTGCAGCTAGCCTCCGATGTGTTGCTTTTGCATACAGGTCTTATGAAAAGGAGAGGGTTCCAAACGAGGACCAGATAGCAAGCTGGCAATTACCGGAGGATGATTTGATTCTGCTTGCCATTGTGGGGATGAAG GATCCTTGCCGACCTGGTGTAAAAGAGGCTGTGGACTTGTGCACTCATGCAGGTGTCAAG GTACGCATGGTGACTGGAGATAATCTTCAGACTGCCAAAGCCATAGCTTTAGAATGTGGAATACTTAAAGATCCAAACGCACGTGAGCCAATTCTAATTGAAGGAAAAATATTTCGTGACAAGTCTGATTCACAAAGAGATGCAATTGCTGAGGAAATAACA GTGATGGGGAGGTCTTCCCCAAGTGACAAGCTGTTACTTGTCCAGGCATTGAAGAGAAAGGGCAACGTGGTCGCTGTTACAGGAGATGGTACTAATGATGCTCCTGCATTGCATGAG GCAGACATTGGTCTATCTATGGGCATTCAGGGAACAGAAGTAGCTAAAGAGAGTTCTGATATCATTATCCTCGATGACAACTTTGCATCTGTTGTAAAG GTTGTCCGTTGGGGTCGTTCTGTGTATGCTAATATCCAGAAATTTATCCAGTTCCAGCTCACTGTAAATGTTGCAGCACTGATCATTAATGTCGTTGCTGCGGTCTCCTCGGGCAATGTTCCTCTAAATGCTGTTCAG CTTCTGTGGGTCAACCTCATCATGGACACTCTAGGAGCGTTGGCTTTGGCTACTGAACAACCAACAAACCATCTTATGGATAGAGCCCCTGTGGGATGGAG GGAACCTCTCATCACCAATATCATGTGGAGAAATCTGATAATTCAG GCTGTGTATCAAGTCACTGTTCTTCTGATTCTCAACTTTGCCGGTAGAAGTCTTCTGCAATTGAAAAATGAGAACCGAGGACATGCTGACAAAGTGAAGAACACCTTTATCTTTAATACCTTTGTCCTATGCCAG GTATTCAACGAGTTCAATTCCAGAAAACCGGATGAATTGAATATATTCAGCGGAATCACAAAAAACCATCTCTTCATTGGGATAATAGGCATCACTGTTTTGCTTCAG GCGTTGATAATTGAGTTTCTCGGTAAGTTTGCCTCGACTGTCAGGCTTAATTGGAAGCTATGGCTAGTTTCAATAGCAATTGCCTTCGTAAG TTGGCCTCTAGCATTCGTTGGAAAACTTATCCCTGTACCCAGTATACCTTTCGGAGAGTATTTCGGAAGGTGTTTTACCTGCAACAAGGGGAAAG ATGACCACTCTTCGGATGCTCGGCAACAAGGGAATGGATCCTAA